One segment of Nitrospirota bacterium DNA contains the following:
- the chrA gene encoding chromate efflux transporter → MALISVVQNYAVERKKMITHEDMLDGVSLASVLPGPVAVNVVAYVGYRARGATGALVSAGAVILPAFLLVLALSYAYFTFGHMPAVNKAFQGFIPAVTAVIFVTAGNMATKAIKGTTESVIALAAAGLLLGVGGFLITVGIIVTSGFTGWLLFHLPRGGAGQGDARRPINKTKATDPGAGTRLDAWAAPLSAASVVVLPAAAKLLIVFGAMSILLFGGGYVFIPLIQRIVVDGYGWVTRQEFVDAIAMGQVTPGPILISAAFIGYKVSGLGGAAAATLGIFTPPAIVMLLCTRFMDRVKRSDMIKASLRGIRSAVIGMIAAAAVTVARTAPMNRVTILIFCLSLVALLRFKVETAWIIPAAGAMGLLLY, encoded by the coding sequence ATGGCGCTCATATCCGTAGTGCAGAACTATGCAGTCGAGCGAAAAAAAATGATCACCCACGAGGATATGCTGGATGGCGTTTCACTGGCCTCGGTCCTGCCCGGCCCTGTTGCGGTGAATGTTGTGGCCTATGTGGGCTACCGGGCTCGCGGAGCCACCGGCGCACTCGTGAGCGCAGGGGCGGTAATCCTTCCTGCATTTCTGCTTGTCCTTGCCCTCAGTTATGCTTATTTCACGTTCGGTCATATGCCGGCCGTCAACAAAGCGTTCCAGGGTTTTATCCCCGCCGTTACCGCCGTTATTTTCGTGACAGCAGGTAACATGGCGACAAAGGCGATCAAGGGAACGACCGAGTCGGTCATTGCCCTGGCTGCAGCCGGTCTTTTGCTCGGCGTGGGTGGTTTCCTGATTACGGTCGGCATCATCGTGACAAGCGGTTTCACGGGATGGCTGCTGTTTCACCTGCCCCGGGGAGGAGCGGGACAAGGGGATGCCCGTAGGCCGATCAACAAAACGAAAGCGACCGACCCCGGAGCGGGTACGCGGTTAGACGCATGGGCCGCCCCGCTCTCTGCCGCCTCTGTTGTGGTTCTGCCCGCGGCCGCGAAGCTGCTGATAGTCTTCGGAGCCATGAGCATCCTGCTCTTCGGCGGCGGTTACGTGTTCATTCCCCTGATCCAGCGCATCGTGGTGGATGGTTATGGATGGGTAACCCGCCAGGAGTTCGTTGATGCCATCGCGATGGGGCAGGTGACGCCGGGCCCTATCTTGATCAGTGCGGCCTTCATCGGATACAAGGTGTCCGGTCTGGGCGGCGCTGCTGCGGCAACGCTTGGTATCTTCACACCCCCGGCCATTGTCATGCTGCTCTGCACCCGGTTCATGGACAGGGTCAAGCGCTCGGATATGATCAAAGCCTCGTTGCGCGGCATACGGTCTGCCGTCATCGGCATGATCGCGGCTGCAGCGGTCACGGTAGCCCGCACGGCGCCCATGAACAGGGTAACGATCCTGATCTTCTGTCTGTCTCTCGTCGCTCTCCTTCGTTTTAAGGTAGAGACCGCCTGGATCATCCCCGCAGCGGGAGCCATGGGTCTGCTCTTGTATTAA
- a CDS encoding phosphate/phosphite/phosphonate ABC transporter substrate-binding protein → MKNWVMQVVVTPVLLSVGAVVVMAGIASAEIKLGTVPRLSASELHRMYTPLAEYLAKETGEKVSIVVPKDFPAFKEAAKNGQMDIGFANPLLYVEIKDKVNIEPLALSSEVKSGTRLRGIIIVRKDSGIERITDLKGKKFVFMDKDSPAGYLFQLLLLNKAGFDTKKDITVLPFAKRHDKVVQSVFDRTADAGGIREDELEKVKDKVDISQIRIVGYTDYVPNWPLFATPKLKAETATKIKAALLKLKPNDPNNEAILGPARLTGFIPIADKEYDDLRKATKISGSM, encoded by the coding sequence ATGAAGAACTGGGTGATGCAAGTAGTCGTAACACCGGTACTTTTAAGCGTGGGAGCTGTTGTGGTCATGGCCGGGATCGCGTCCGCCGAGATCAAGCTTGGGACGGTGCCTCGTCTAAGCGCGTCCGAATTGCATAGGATGTATACGCCGCTGGCCGAATACCTGGCAAAAGAAACCGGGGAAAAAGTGAGCATTGTAGTCCCGAAGGACTTTCCGGCATTCAAGGAGGCGGCAAAAAACGGCCAGATGGACATCGGCTTCGCGAACCCCCTGCTCTACGTCGAGATCAAAGACAAGGTGAATATCGAGCCACTCGCCTTGTCATCGGAGGTGAAAAGCGGCACCAGGCTCCGGGGGATCATCATCGTGAGAAAGGACAGCGGGATAGAGCGCATCACGGACCTCAAGGGGAAGAAATTCGTTTTCATGGACAAGGATTCTCCCGCGGGCTACCTGTTCCAGCTTCTGCTCCTGAACAAGGCCGGCTTCGACACGAAGAAGGACATCACTGTCCTGCCCTTCGCCAAGAGGCACGATAAGGTCGTTCAGTCCGTGTTCGACCGGACCGCCGATGCCGGCGGGATCCGCGAGGACGAACTGGAAAAGGTGAAGGACAAGGTCGATATTTCCCAGATCAGGATCGTGGGGTATACCGACTATGTTCCGAACTGGCCGTTATTCGCCACTCCGAAGCTGAAAGCAGAAACGGCGACGAAGATCAAAGCCGCCCTGCTCAAGCTGAAGCCGAACGATCCGAATAATGAAGCCATCCTGGGCCCGGCCCGGCTCACCGGGTTCATCCCCATTGCTGACAAGGAATATGATGACCTGCGGAAGGCGACAAAGATATCCGGCAGCATGTAG
- the pcrA gene encoding DNA helicase PcrA, translated as MDYLENLNPPQREAVLYGDGPLLILAGAGSGKTRVITCRIAHLIRERGVDPYNILAVTFTNKAANEMRERLERMIDIPLGRGVGYGGLWISTFHSACVRILRQYIDRMGYKKHFIIYDETDRSSLIKACASDLRVDTERYQPRAIGAKISALKNNLTDAEQFQKTSAGFGFDDAVSRVYALYEEKLRESGSLDFDDLLMLTVRLFERHPDVLTYFQNLFHHILIDEYQDTNHAQYRLVRLLTAVRKNLCVVGDDDQSIYRFRGADISNILNFEKDYPEARVIKLEQNYRSTQNILGAAGAVVSRNLGRKPKELWTRKRGGDKILVYKAQDEKDEARFIFRTVQQQVEEGRSLREMAVLYRTNAQSRALEDELRNRGIPYRIFGGMRFYDRREIKDVIAYLRVLQNPADLVGFRRIVNVPARGIGDTTIEKLEAAAAAAGIGLYQAACNPDSAPITPAARRKLREFTAMMERVRADLGTMTITDLVRRVIHESGYAAALEQEKSVESRIRLENLNELLTATEDFQEQNRDASLAAFLDQVALITDAEEQADAEGRRGRSDSVTLMTLHNAKGLEFSVVFLAGMEEGLFPHSRSAENEEELEEERRLCYVGITRAKERLIITHAAERRLYGYPQANLVSRFLQEMPEEALEKTGEYEFERSIGRDRPRWTDAVIPEKQVPVTDTFAGAAKKQDGSSRYYRGAVVKHSTFGIGTVQRSEGSGDDIKISVSFPGHGVKTLAVKYAKLEVI; from the coding sequence ATGGATTACCTGGAAAATTTAAACCCGCCCCAGCGTGAAGCGGTATTGTACGGAGATGGACCGCTCCTGATCCTCGCCGGCGCCGGCAGCGGGAAGACGCGCGTCATCACCTGCCGGATCGCGCACCTGATCCGCGAGCGCGGCGTTGATCCCTACAATATCCTTGCGGTGACCTTCACGAACAAGGCCGCGAACGAAATGCGTGAGCGGCTTGAGCGGATGATCGACATTCCGCTCGGGCGGGGGGTCGGTTACGGCGGGCTCTGGATCAGCACCTTTCATTCGGCCTGTGTCAGGATCCTCCGGCAGTACATCGACCGGATGGGTTACAAGAAGCACTTCATCATTTACGACGAGACGGACCGTTCCTCGCTCATCAAGGCGTGCGCCTCTGACCTGCGGGTCGACACCGAACGCTACCAGCCGCGGGCCATCGGCGCGAAGATCAGTGCGCTCAAGAACAACCTGACCGACGCGGAGCAGTTCCAGAAGACGAGCGCCGGCTTCGGGTTCGATGACGCCGTCTCGCGGGTGTACGCGCTGTACGAGGAAAAGCTCAGGGAGTCGGGCAGCCTGGACTTCGACGATCTCCTCATGCTGACAGTGCGGCTTTTCGAACGGCACCCGGACGTGCTCACTTATTTTCAGAACCTGTTCCACCATATTCTGATCGACGAATACCAGGACACGAACCATGCCCAGTACCGGCTCGTGCGCCTGTTGACCGCGGTGCGGAAGAACTTGTGCGTGGTTGGCGACGACGACCAGAGCATCTACCGGTTCCGGGGCGCCGATATATCCAACATCCTGAACTTCGAAAAGGACTACCCCGAAGCGCGGGTGATCAAACTTGAACAGAACTACCGGTCGACGCAGAACATCCTGGGAGCGGCCGGGGCCGTGGTTTCGCGGAACCTGGGCAGGAAACCGAAGGAGCTCTGGACCCGGAAACGGGGCGGCGACAAGATCCTGGTCTACAAGGCGCAGGACGAGAAGGACGAAGCGCGTTTCATCTTCCGGACGGTGCAGCAGCAGGTCGAGGAAGGCAGGAGCCTCCGCGAGATGGCGGTGCTCTACCGCACCAATGCACAGTCGCGCGCCCTGGAGGACGAGCTCAGGAACCGCGGCATCCCCTACAGGATCTTCGGCGGCATGCGCTTCTACGACCGCAGGGAGATCAAGGACGTGATCGCCTATCTCCGGGTCCTGCAGAATCCCGCGGATCTGGTCGGCTTTCGCCGTATCGTGAACGTCCCGGCGCGCGGCATCGGTGATACGACGATCGAAAAACTGGAGGCCGCGGCTGCCGCAGCGGGCATCGGCCTCTATCAGGCGGCATGCAACCCGGACAGCGCTCCCATCACCCCGGCCGCGAGACGGAAACTGCGCGAGTTCACGGCGATGATGGAGCGGGTCCGTGCCGACCTGGGAACGATGACCATTACCGACCTTGTCCGCCGCGTGATCCACGAGAGCGGGTACGCTGCCGCGCTGGAACAGGAGAAGAGCGTTGAATCACGGATCCGGCTCGAGAACCTGAATGAGCTCCTGACCGCGACCGAGGACTTCCAGGAACAGAACCGGGACGCATCGCTTGCCGCGTTTCTGGACCAGGTTGCTCTCATAACCGATGCTGAAGAGCAGGCCGACGCCGAGGGCAGGCGGGGCAGGTCGGATTCCGTGACCCTCATGACGCTCCATAATGCCAAGGGCCTCGAGTTCAGCGTCGTCTTCCTGGCGGGCATGGAAGAGGGCCTGTTCCCGCACTCGCGCTCCGCGGAGAACGAAGAGGAGCTCGAAGAAGAGCGCAGGCTGTGCTACGTGGGCATCACGAGGGCAAAGGAGCGCCTGATCATCACCCATGCCGCCGAGCGGCGTCTCTATGGATATCCCCAGGCCAACCTGGTGTCCCGTTTCCTGCAGGAAATGCCCGAAGAGGCCCTGGAGAAAACGGGGGAATACGAGTTCGAACGCTCCATCGGCAGGGACCGGCCGCGCTGGACCGACGCGGTCATTCCCGAAAAGCAGGTACCTGTGACGGATACGTTCGCCGGGGCGGCCAAGAAGCAGGACGGCAGCAGCCGCTATTACCGGGGCGCCGTCGTAAAGCACTCGACGTTCGGGATCGGGACGGTCCAGCGGTCGGAAGGGTCTGGCGATGATATCAAGATCAGCGTCAGTTTTCCGGGACACGGCGTGAAGACGCTGGCAGTCAAGTACGCGAAGCTGGAAGTCATTTGA
- a CDS encoding methyl-accepting chemotaxis protein: MDRNDFKKWTLTRKFLVSILLALLLVFTAMGTIISIHEKNVLVSDLKDKGENVARFLAAISAEPILSYNLSFLENHVRYVSEGDDDIIYAVILDKEGKELTRQKKENRDTADVLEYTSPILQQSEKIGLVKIGYSTRDINRALRQSQTILTSLSLATMLAVSAIIYLLFRILAVKPIDRLNAVVDQVSSGDLTITPEAESGDEIGMLSASIGSMVEKLRTVVGDVKAAAAGVASGSQTINAGSEQMSQGSTEQAASAEEASSSVEEMNATIRQNADNAMQTEKIALKSADDAQESGKAVAEAVAAMKDIAEKISIIEEIARQTNLLALNAAIEAARAGEHGKGFAVVAAEVRKLAERSQIAAAEISRLSRSSVDVAEKAGSMLSKLVPDIQKTSELVQEISASSKEQASGADQINSAIQQLNHVIQQNAGSAEEMASMAEELSSQAAQLLQTTAFFRVDAGRTTVATAGDDMRKDPASRVRIAPPVHGEAPAVKRGPIFSGVKFDLGHPGNGRSMDERDREFEKF; this comes from the coding sequence ATGGACAGGAACGATTTCAAAAAATGGACGTTAACCAGAAAATTTCTGGTCAGCATTCTGCTGGCGCTTCTTCTGGTCTTTACGGCCATGGGAACGATCATCAGCATACATGAAAAGAACGTGCTCGTTTCCGACCTCAAGGACAAGGGGGAGAATGTGGCGAGGTTCCTCGCAGCCATTTCTGCCGAACCGATCCTGAGCTACAACCTCTCTTTTCTCGAGAACCATGTACGGTATGTTTCCGAAGGAGACGACGACATCATCTATGCGGTCATTCTCGACAAGGAGGGGAAAGAGCTCACGCGCCAGAAAAAAGAGAACAGGGACACCGCCGACGTTCTTGAATATACCAGCCCCATACTCCAGCAGAGCGAGAAGATCGGTCTTGTCAAGATCGGCTATTCGACCCGGGATATCAACCGGGCGCTGCGGCAATCGCAGACGATCCTGACCTCGCTGTCCCTCGCGACCATGCTCGCGGTCTCGGCCATCATCTATCTGCTTTTCCGCATCCTCGCGGTCAAACCCATCGACCGGCTGAATGCCGTTGTCGATCAGGTCTCGTCGGGAGACCTTACGATAACCCCGGAGGCTGAATCGGGCGACGAGATCGGGATGCTGTCCGCTTCGATCGGATCGATGGTTGAGAAGCTGAGGACCGTCGTAGGAGACGTGAAGGCTGCGGCCGCGGGAGTGGCATCCGGCAGCCAGACGATCAACGCGGGCTCTGAACAGATGTCGCAGGGAAGCACGGAACAGGCAGCCTCCGCAGAAGAGGCCTCGTCCTCCGTTGAAGAGATGAATGCAACCATCAGGCAGAATGCCGATAATGCCATGCAGACGGAAAAGATAGCACTGAAAAGCGCTGACGATGCACAGGAGAGCGGAAAGGCCGTGGCCGAAGCGGTGGCTGCCATGAAGGATATTGCGGAAAAGATATCGATCATCGAGGAGATCGCTCGGCAGACGAACCTGCTGGCCCTCAATGCGGCGATCGAGGCGGCCCGCGCGGGCGAGCATGGGAAGGGGTTTGCCGTGGTCGCGGCGGAGGTACGCAAACTTGCCGAACGAAGCCAGATCGCGGCTGCTGAGATCAGCAGACTTTCCCGGTCCAGCGTTGATGTTGCGGAAAAAGCCGGATCCATGCTTTCCAAACTCGTTCCCGATATCCAGAAGACCTCGGAGCTCGTGCAGGAGATCAGTGCGTCGAGCAAGGAGCAGGCATCGGGTGCGGACCAGATCAACAGCGCCATCCAGCAGCTCAATCACGTGATCCAGCAGAACGCGGGATCGGCGGAGGAGATGGCCTCCATGGCCGAAGAACTGTCGTCCCAGGCCGCCCAGCTTCTGCAGACCACCGCCTTCTTCAGGGTAGACGCGGGGAGAACGACGGTGGCCACGGCCGGTGATGATATGCGGAAGGACCCGGCGTCCAGGGTCAGAATAGCACCGCCGGTACACGGGGAGGCGCCCGCAGTGAAGCGAGGGCCGATATTCTCAGGCGTGAAGTTCGATTTGGGGCATCCCGGAAACGGCAGGTCGATGGATGAACGGGACAGGGAATTTGAGAAGTTCTGA
- a CDS encoding sulfotransferase, producing MMPIFMIGTQRSGSNLLRLMLNQLPEIAAPHPPHILQRIMPLVSVYGDLSQDSNFAQLVEDVCRLVELNPVPWEGVKLDRDAIARHCRERSPVALHGAVYDKCAEAKGAATWCCKSLANIKYVSQIESYFHKPKYIYLYRDGRDVAVSFHKAVVGEKHFYHIAREWAATQELALQIRKEMEPGRFLDISYEELTGDPQRTAQDICDYLGLPFRDAMLDYYRTEEAKRAASSSELWGNVVNPVMQNNNRKFLREAREEDIRIFEAVAGHILDALGYDRIFIPRGEQVRFTNAEIKSFDAENAGMKEKVLKLIDPADLIRRDLQAGLIKSIGERKAFPHVALSLPEDRLLKSGHSGGNRA from the coding sequence ATGATGCCCATTTTTATGATCGGAACTCAGAGGTCGGGTTCGAACCTGCTCCGTTTGATGCTGAACCAGCTGCCGGAGATTGCCGCACCGCACCCGCCGCATATCCTGCAGCGGATCATGCCGCTTGTGTCCGTTTATGGAGACTTGAGCCAGGACTCGAACTTTGCCCAGCTCGTAGAGGATGTGTGCCGGCTCGTGGAACTGAACCCGGTCCCCTGGGAGGGGGTCAAACTTGACCGGGACGCAATTGCCCGTCACTGCCGCGAACGCAGCCCGGTGGCGCTCCACGGTGCGGTCTATGACAAGTGCGCCGAGGCCAAGGGAGCAGCGACCTGGTGCTGCAAGAGCCTGGCGAACATCAAGTATGTATCCCAGATAGAGAGCTATTTTCACAAGCCCAAATACATCTATTTGTACCGCGACGGGCGGGATGTCGCTGTTTCCTTTCATAAGGCCGTCGTCGGCGAGAAGCACTTCTACCATATTGCCCGTGAATGGGCGGCCACCCAGGAACTGGCACTGCAGATCCGGAAGGAGATGGAACCGGGCAGGTTTCTGGATATCAGCTACGAAGAACTGACCGGAGACCCGCAGAGAACGGCTCAGGACATCTGTGATTATCTCGGCCTGCCCTTTCGCGATGCCATGCTGGACTATTATCGAACCGAGGAAGCTAAGAGAGCGGCGTCCTCCAGCGAACTCTGGGGCAATGTCGTCAACCCCGTAATGCAGAACAACAATCGCAAATTCCTGCGGGAGGCCAGGGAAGAGGATATCAGGATATTCGAAGCCGTGGCCGGCCATATTCTCGACGCCCTGGGTTATGACCGCATCTTTATCCCCAGAGGAGAACAGGTGCGGTTCACGAATGCGGAAATAAAATCGTTCGATGCTGAAAATGCGGGGATGAAAGAAAAAGTGCTGAAGCTGATCGACCCGGCCGACCTCATACGGCGGGACCTGCAGGCGGGGCTGATCAAATCGATAGGGGAACGAAAGGCGTTCCCGCACGTGGCGCTGTCCCTGCCCGAGGACAGGCTGCTAAAATCCGGTCATTCAGGCGGGAACAGAGCATGA
- a CDS encoding bifunctional sulfate adenylyltransferase/adenylylsulfate kinase produces MARIEKSPTVHLIAPYGGRLVDLHAAAEERLRLIRKAKGLPSIQISFRSMCDLHLLAMGAFSPLDRFMGEKDYQSVVREMRLSDGRLFPIPITLPVDTIQGLEEGKGLVLRSPTNEMLAIMSLEEIFSWDREAENRMVLGTTDSRHPLVCEMHQWGRYCLSGPLTVISMPRYGDFPDHRRTPAEVRGMLEAMGRENVIAYQPRHPMHRAHEVLTKSAAEEVDGSLLIHPVIGATGNNDAGHYARVRCYKELIEKYFDRGKTLLNLLPLAIRMAGPRAGIWHGIINRNYGANYFIIGRDPHGPGRDSAGRDFYISRQVQDLFHAHEHEIGVGMIPHKEMVYLPEGNHYVSSDRAVSSPAQFIRVSATNVIEESLFQGKRLPEWFTCPEVAQILFEAYPPKTRQGFCVWLTGLPSSGKSTIAECLTPLLMAAGRKVTILDGDVVRTHLTKGLGFSREDRVTNILRVGFVASEVVRHEGVAVCALISPYASARDQVRSMVGTGRFIEVFVDTPVDVCAVRDVKGMYAMARQGRITGFTGVDDDYEPPRSPELCIDTVSSTPVEGAQRIMHELTHMGFLADDEGNKHRTGRKGASHELKA; encoded by the coding sequence ATGGCCAGGATTGAGAAATCGCCGACAGTTCACTTGATCGCTCCCTACGGCGGCAGGCTCGTTGATCTACACGCTGCTGCCGAAGAACGACTTCGACTGATTCGCAAGGCAAAAGGATTGCCGTCAATCCAGATTTCATTCCGGTCAATGTGCGACCTCCATCTGCTCGCCATGGGAGCATTCTCCCCCCTGGACCGGTTCATGGGCGAGAAGGATTATCAGTCCGTAGTGCGTGAGATGAGGCTGTCCGACGGCAGGCTTTTCCCGATCCCCATCACCCTGCCTGTGGACACGATTCAGGGACTCGAGGAAGGCAAAGGACTGGTCCTCCGAAGCCCGACAAACGAAATGCTCGCCATCATGTCGCTTGAAGAGATTTTCTCCTGGGACAGGGAGGCGGAAAATCGCATGGTGCTCGGCACTACGGATTCACGCCATCCGCTCGTATGCGAAATGCACCAATGGGGCCGCTACTGCCTTTCAGGCCCGCTCACGGTGATCAGCATGCCCCGATACGGCGACTTCCCCGATCACCGAAGAACGCCTGCGGAAGTGCGCGGCATGCTCGAAGCCATGGGCAGGGAGAACGTGATCGCTTACCAGCCCCGCCATCCCATGCACCGCGCCCACGAGGTGCTGACGAAATCGGCCGCCGAGGAGGTAGACGGGTCTCTGCTGATCCATCCCGTGATCGGAGCAACCGGGAACAATGACGCTGGACACTACGCCCGGGTGCGCTGCTACAAGGAATTGATCGAGAAATATTTCGATCGAGGGAAAACCCTGTTAAACCTGCTCCCCCTTGCGATTCGCATGGCGGGGCCGAGGGCCGGCATCTGGCACGGGATCATCAACAGGAATTACGGCGCCAATTACTTCATCATCGGCCGCGACCCCCACGGCCCGGGCAGAGACTCCGCCGGCCGGGACTTTTACATCTCGCGGCAGGTGCAGGATCTGTTCCATGCCCACGAGCACGAGATCGGGGTTGGCATGATCCCCCACAAGGAAATGGTCTATCTGCCCGAAGGGAACCATTACGTTTCATCGGACCGTGCCGTGAGCAGCCCGGCGCAGTTCATCCGGGTGTCGGCCACGAACGTCATCGAGGAATCCCTGTTCCAGGGAAAACGGCTGCCAGAATGGTTCACCTGTCCGGAAGTGGCGCAGATTCTTTTCGAGGCCTATCCTCCGAAAACGCGCCAGGGCTTCTGCGTCTGGCTGACGGGCCTGCCCAGCTCGGGAAAATCAACGATCGCTGAATGCCTCACCCCCCTGCTCATGGCTGCGGGCAGGAAGGTGACGATCCTTGACGGGGACGTGGTAAGAACCCATCTCACGAAGGGGCTGGGCTTCAGCAGGGAGGACCGGGTCACGAACATCCTCAGGGTGGGATTTGTTGCCTCCGAAGTGGTCCGCCATGAGGGCGTCGCCGTCTGCGCGCTGATCAGCCCCTATGCCTCTGCCAGGGACCAGGTGCGGTCGATGGTAGGAACCGGGCGCTTCATCGAGGTCTTCGTGGACACGCCCGTGGACGTGTGCGCCGTGCGGGACGTGAAAGGCATGTACGCCATGGCGAGACAGGGCAGGATAACGGGCTTCACCGGTGTCGATGACGATTATGAACCACCGCGCTCGCCGGAGCTCTGCATCGATACCGTTTCGTCGACGCCCGTGGAGGGCGCGCAGCGGATCATGCATGAGCTGACTCATATGGGATTTCTTGCCGATGACGAGGGGAACAAACACCGCACGGGCCGGAAGGGCGCTTCCCACGAGTTGAAGGCGTAA